In Pseudomonas hamedanensis, a single window of DNA contains:
- the def gene encoding peptide deformylase encodes MAILNILEFPDPRLRTIAKPVAVVDDEVRQLVDDMFETMYEAPGIGLAATQVNVHKRIVVMDLSEDRTEPRVFINPEFEPLTEEMDQYQEGCLSVPGFYENVDRPQKVRIKALDRDGKPYELIAEGLLAVCIQHECDHLNGKLFVDYLSTLKRDRIKKKLEKLHRQNA; translated from the coding sequence ATGGCCATTTTAAACATCCTCGAATTTCCGGACCCGCGTCTGCGCACTATCGCCAAACCAGTGGCTGTAGTGGACGACGAAGTGCGTCAGTTGGTCGACGACATGTTTGAAACAATGTATGAAGCGCCGGGCATCGGCCTCGCCGCGACCCAGGTCAACGTGCACAAACGTATCGTCGTGATGGACCTTTCCGAAGACCGTACCGAGCCACGGGTGTTCATCAACCCCGAGTTCGAACCGCTGACCGAAGAGATGGACCAGTATCAGGAAGGCTGCCTCTCGGTACCGGGCTTCTACGAAAACGTCGACCGCCCGCAGAAGGTCAGAATCAAGGCGCTGGACCGCGACGGCAAGCCCTATGAACTGATCGCCGAGGGCCTGCTCGCGGTGTGCATCCAGCACGAATGCGACCACCTCAATGGCAAATTGTTCGTCGATTACCTGTCCACGCTCAAACGCGACCGGATCAAGAAGAAGCTGGAAAAGCTGCACCGCCAGAACGCTTGA
- the fmt gene encoding methionyl-tRNA formyltransferase, whose amino-acid sequence MTEPLRIVFAGTPEFAAEHLKALLSSPYEIVAVYTQPDRPAGRGQKLMPSPVKQLALENHIQVLQPPTLRNADAQAELAALKPDLMVVVAYGLILPQAVLDIPRLGCINSHASLLPRWRGAAPIQRAVEHGDAESGVTVMRMEAGLDTGPMLLKVVTPISAEDTGGTLHDRLAEMGPPAVVQAIAGLVAGTLEGEVQNDELATYAHKLNKDEARIDWSRPAVELERLVRAFNPWPITHSTLDGEALKVLAATLAEGKGAPGEILGASKDGLIVACGEQALCLTRLQLPGGKALNFSDLFNSRREKFAVGTVLGKAVDAQ is encoded by the coding sequence ATGACTGAGCCATTGCGCATCGTATTTGCCGGCACCCCGGAATTCGCCGCCGAACACCTCAAGGCCCTGCTGAGCAGCCCTTACGAGATCGTTGCGGTCTACACCCAACCGGATCGCCCGGCCGGTCGTGGACAAAAACTGATGCCGAGCCCGGTCAAACAGCTGGCCCTGGAAAACCATATCCAGGTGTTGCAGCCACCGACGCTGCGCAACGCTGACGCTCAGGCTGAACTGGCCGCGCTGAAACCAGACCTTATGGTGGTGGTCGCCTACGGCCTGATCCTGCCGCAAGCGGTGCTGGATATTCCGCGTCTGGGCTGCATCAACAGCCATGCGTCCCTGCTGCCGCGCTGGCGCGGTGCGGCACCGATCCAGCGCGCCGTCGAACACGGCGATGCCGAAAGCGGCGTGACCGTGATGCGCATGGAGGCCGGTCTCGATACCGGTCCGATGCTGCTCAAGGTCGTCACCCCGATCAGCGCCGAAGACACCGGCGGCACCTTGCATGACCGCCTCGCCGAGATGGGTCCGCCCGCCGTGGTGCAAGCGATCGCCGGTCTGGTGGCCGGCACGCTGGAAGGTGAGGTGCAGAACGACGAACTCGCCACCTATGCGCACAAACTGAACAAAGACGAAGCGCGGATCGACTGGAGCCGTCCGGCGGTTGAACTGGAGCGTCTGGTGCGCGCCTTCAACCCTTGGCCGATCACCCACAGCACCCTCGACGGTGAAGCGTTGAAAGTGCTGGCAGCGACGCTCGCCGAGGGCAAAGGCGCACCGGGTGAAATACTCGGCGCCAGCAAGGACGGCCTGATCGTCGCTTGCGGCGAACAGGCGCTGTGCCTGACCCGTCTGCAATTGCCCGGCGGCAAGGCACTGAACTTCAGTGACCTGTTCAACAGCCGCCGCGAGAAATTTGCCGTCGGCACCGTGCTGGGTAAAGCGGTGGACGCACAATGA
- the rsmB gene encoding 16S rRNA (cytosine(967)-C(5))-methyltransferase RsmB, with amino-acid sequence MNPRLAAAKALAAVLSGKASLNSSLPTQLDKVEDRDRGFTQDLAFGTARWQPRLSALAEKLLQKPFKAADADVEALLLVGLYQLLYTRVPAHAAIGETVGCADKLKKPWAKGLLNAVLRNAQRESETIFAELERDPVVRTAHPRWLQKSLKAFWPEQWEAICEANNAHPPMILRVNRRHHSRDAYLALLGEAGIAAAPCVYSRDGIVLEAAADVRSLPGFAEGWLSVQDEAAQLAADLLDLAPGQRVLDACCAPGGKTCHILEAEPALAGVVAVDLEAKRLVRVKENLERLGLSAELIAADGRDIDKWWDGKPFQRILLDAPCSATGVIRRHPDIKLTRQPDDIVALAQLQGELLDAMWKTLEVGGVLLYATCSTLPTENTEVIAAFLERTPGARELDLATAAGIKQPHGRQLLAQQGGHDGFYYAKLIKIAAARG; translated from the coding sequence ATGAATCCGCGTCTGGCTGCCGCCAAGGCACTCGCCGCCGTGCTCAGTGGCAAAGCTTCGCTGAACAGCTCCCTGCCGACGCAACTGGACAAGGTTGAAGATCGTGACCGCGGCTTCACTCAGGACCTGGCCTTCGGCACTGCGCGCTGGCAGCCACGGTTGTCGGCGCTGGCGGAAAAGCTTTTGCAAAAGCCGTTCAAAGCCGCCGACGCCGATGTCGAGGCGCTGCTGCTGGTCGGTCTCTACCAACTGCTCTACACCCGCGTCCCGGCCCACGCCGCCATCGGCGAAACCGTCGGTTGCGCCGACAAGTTGAAGAAGCCTTGGGCAAAAGGGCTGCTCAACGCGGTGCTGCGCAATGCCCAACGCGAAAGCGAAACTATATTCGCCGAGCTGGAACGCGACCCGGTGGTGCGCACTGCCCATCCTCGTTGGCTGCAAAAATCGCTAAAAGCATTCTGGCCGGAGCAGTGGGAAGCCATCTGCGAGGCCAACAACGCGCATCCGCCGATGATCCTGCGGGTCAACCGCCGTCATCACAGCCGCGACGCCTACCTCGCCCTGCTGGGCGAAGCCGGGATCGCCGCAGCGCCGTGCGTGTACAGCCGCGACGGCATCGTACTTGAAGCCGCCGCCGACGTGCGCAGCCTGCCGGGCTTCGCCGAAGGCTGGCTCAGCGTGCAGGACGAAGCCGCGCAACTGGCTGCCGATCTGCTCGACCTGGCGCCGGGCCAGCGGGTGCTCGACGCCTGCTGCGCGCCCGGCGGCAAGACTTGCCACATCCTCGAAGCCGAACCGGCGCTGGCCGGCGTGGTGGCGGTGGACCTGGAAGCCAAGCGCCTGGTGCGCGTGAAGGAGAACCTTGAACGCCTCGGCCTCAGCGCTGAACTGATCGCCGCCGACGGTCGTGATATCGATAAATGGTGGGACGGCAAACCGTTCCAGCGCATCCTGCTCGATGCGCCTTGCTCGGCCACCGGCGTGATCCGTCGGCATCCGGACATCAAGCTGACCCGTCAGCCCGACGACATCGTCGCGCTCGCGCAACTGCAAGGCGAACTGCTCGACGCGATGTGGAAAACCCTTGAAGTCGGCGGCGTCCTGCTCTACGCCACTTGCTCGACGTTGCCGACCGAGAACACCGAAGTGATTGCCGCGTTCCTTGAACGCACGCCGGGCGCCCGCGAACTCGATCTGGCGACGGCGGCGGGCATCAAGCAGCCCCACGGTCGCCAATTGCTGGCCCAGCAGGGCGGGCATGACGGGTTCTACTACGCCAAGCTGATCAAGATCGCTGCCGCGCGCGGCTAA
- the tag gene encoding DNA-3-methyladenine glycosylase I has protein sequence MPRCFWCTEDPLYMAYHDQEWGTPLRDAQGLFELLLLEGFQAGLSWITVLRKRERYREVLFGFDVQRVAQMSDAEIDELMLDPGIIRNRLKLNAARRNAQAWLALEDPVALLWSFTGDRPIINHFKDRSEVPAITAEALAMSKALKKAGFTFVGPTICYALMQASGMVMDHTQDCDRYAQLANGG, from the coding sequence ATGCCACGCTGCTTTTGGTGTACCGAAGATCCGCTGTACATGGCTTATCACGATCAGGAGTGGGGCACGCCGCTACGCGATGCGCAGGGTTTGTTCGAGTTGCTTTTGCTCGAAGGGTTCCAGGCCGGGCTGTCGTGGATCACGGTGCTGCGCAAACGCGAGCGTTATCGTGAAGTGCTGTTCGGCTTCGACGTGCAGCGCGTGGCGCAGATGAGCGACGCCGAGATCGACGAACTGATGCTCGATCCGGGCATCATCCGCAATCGCCTGAAACTCAACGCCGCCCGGCGCAATGCCCAGGCGTGGCTGGCGCTGGAGGATCCGGTGGCGTTGCTCTGGTCGTTCACTGGCGACCGACCGATCATCAATCATTTCAAGGATCGCAGCGAAGTTCCGGCGATCACCGCTGAAGCGCTGGCGATGAGCAAAGCGCTGAAAAAAGCCGGTTTCACCTTCGTCGGCCCGACCATTTGCTACGCGCTGATGCAGGCCTCCGGCATGGTCATGGACCACACGCAAGACTGCGACCGCTACGCGCAGCTCGCCAACGGCGGTTAG
- a CDS encoding LysM peptidoglycan-binding domain-containing protein, with amino-acid sequence MRKTLLALLLLASAGVAQGQVQLRDGFPQQYTVVTGDTLWDISGKYLREPWQWPQLWRANSQIENPNLIYPGDTLTLSYVNGQPQLTVKRGESRGTIKLSPRIRTSPVAEAIPSIPLKSINSFLLSNRIVDTAEDFDKAPYIVAGDAERVLSGTGDRIFARGHFDPDQPVYGIFRQGKVYTDPQTQEFLGINADDIGGGEIIATEGDVATLALQRTTQEVRLGDRLFSGEERSINSTFMPGAPTTAINGVIIDVPRGVTQIGVMDVVTLNKGRRDGLAEGNVLAVMKTGETVRDRITGQPVKIPDERAGLLMVFRTYEKLSYGLVLNASRSLAVLDKVRNP; translated from the coding sequence ATGAGGAAAACACTACTCGCCCTGCTGTTGCTGGCTTCGGCCGGCGTGGCACAAGGGCAGGTGCAACTCAGGGATGGTTTTCCGCAGCAATACACGGTGGTGACAGGGGATACCCTCTGGGACATTTCCGGCAAATACCTGCGCGAGCCCTGGCAGTGGCCGCAACTGTGGCGGGCCAACTCGCAGATCGAAAACCCCAATCTGATCTACCCCGGCGACACGCTGACGCTCAGCTACGTCAACGGCCAGCCACAACTGACGGTCAAGCGCGGCGAATCACGCGGCACCATCAAACTGTCGCCACGGATCCGCACCAGCCCGGTGGCCGAGGCGATTCCGAGCATTCCACTGAAGTCGATCAACAGCTTTCTGCTGAGCAACCGTATCGTCGACACGGCGGAAGATTTCGACAAGGCGCCCTACATCGTTGCCGGTGATGCCGAACGCGTCCTCAGCGGCACCGGCGATCGCATCTTTGCCCGTGGTCACTTCGACCCGGATCAGCCGGTCTACGGGATCTTCCGCCAAGGCAAGGTCTACACCGACCCGCAGACCCAGGAATTCCTCGGCATCAATGCCGACGACATCGGCGGCGGCGAGATTATCGCCACCGAAGGCGACGTCGCCACGCTCGCGCTGCAACGCACCACCCAGGAAGTCCGTTTGGGTGACCGCTTGTTCAGCGGCGAGGAGCGCTCGATCAACTCGACCTTTATGCCCGGCGCGCCCACTACCGCCATTAACGGCGTGATCATCGACGTGCCTCGCGGCGTCACGCAGATCGGCGTGATGGATGTCGTTACCCTGAACAAGGGCAGGCGCGACGGTCTGGCCGAAGGAAACGTGCTGGCGGTGATGAAAACCGGCGAAACCGTGCGCGACCGGATCACCGGCCAGCCGGTGAAAATTCCCGACGAACGCGCCGGTTTGCTGATGGTGTTTCGTACGTACGAAAAGCTCAGCTATGGCCTCGTCCTCAACGCATCGCGCTCGCTGGCGGTGCTCGACAAGGTACGCAATCCGTAA
- the trkA gene encoding Trk system potassium transporter TrkA — protein sequence MKIIILGAGQVGGSLAEHLASEANDITVVDTDGERLRDLGDRLDIRTVQGRGSLPSVLRQAGADDADMLVAVTNSDETNMVACQVAHTLFHTPTKIARVREASYLNREEQLFQNEAIPVDVLISPEQVVTNYIKRLIQHPGALQVIDFAEGAAQLVAVRAYYGGPLVGQQLRQLREHMPNVETRVAAIFRRDRPILPQGDTVIEADDEVFFIAAREDIRAVMSEMRRLDETYKRIVIAGGGQIGERLAEAIESRYQVKIIEMSPARCRYLSDTLDSTVVLQGSASDRDLLLEENIADADIFLALTNDDEANIMSSLLAKRLGAKKVMTIINNPAYVDLIQGGDIDIAISPQLATIGTLLAHVRRGDIVSVHSLRRGAAEAIEAIAHGDSKSSKVIGKPIEKIGLPPGTTIGAVIRNEQVIIAHDDTVIEAGDHVILFLVDKKHIRDVEKLFHVGLSFF from the coding sequence ATGAAAATCATCATCCTCGGTGCGGGACAGGTCGGCGGTTCGCTGGCCGAACATTTGGCCAGCGAGGCCAACGACATCACCGTGGTCGACACTGACGGCGAACGCCTGCGCGACCTTGGCGACCGTCTCGACATCCGCACGGTGCAGGGCCGCGGCTCACTGCCGTCGGTGCTGCGCCAGGCCGGTGCCGACGACGCCGACATGCTGGTGGCCGTGACCAACAGCGACGAGACCAACATGGTCGCCTGCCAGGTCGCCCACACGCTCTTCCACACGCCAACCAAGATCGCCCGGGTGCGCGAGGCTTCGTACCTCAATCGCGAGGAACAACTGTTCCAGAACGAGGCGATTCCGGTCGATGTGCTGATCAGCCCCGAGCAGGTCGTGACCAATTACATCAAGCGCCTGATCCAGCATCCCGGCGCCTTGCAGGTGATCGACTTCGCTGAAGGCGCGGCGCAACTGGTGGCGGTGCGGGCCTATTACGGCGGGCCGCTGGTGGGTCAGCAACTGCGCCAGTTGCGCGAACACATGCCGAACGTCGAAACCCGCGTGGCAGCGATTTTCCGTCGCGACCGGCCGATCCTGCCGCAGGGCGACACGGTGATCGAGGCCGACGACGAAGTGTTCTTCATCGCCGCCCGTGAGGACATTCGAGCGGTAATGAGCGAGATGCGCCGCCTCGATGAAACCTATAAACGCATTGTCATTGCCGGCGGTGGGCAAATCGGTGAGCGCCTGGCCGAAGCCATCGAAAGCCGCTATCAGGTGAAAATCATCGAGATGAGCCCGGCGCGCTGTCGCTACCTCTCCGACACCCTCGACAGCACCGTGGTGTTGCAGGGCAGCGCCTCGGACCGTGATTTGCTGCTGGAAGAAAACATCGCCGACGCCGATATTTTCCTCGCCCTGACCAACGATGACGAAGCCAACATCATGTCGTCGCTGCTGGCCAAACGGCTGGGGGCGAAGAAGGTCATGACGATCATCAACAACCCGGCCTATGTCGATCTGATCCAGGGCGGCGACATCGACATCGCCATCAGCCCGCAATTGGCGACCATCGGCACCTTGCTCGCCCACGTCCGTCGCGGCGACATCGTCAGCGTGCACTCATTGCGCCGCGGTGCGGCGGAAGCCATCGAGGCGATTGCCCACGGTGATTCGAAATCGAGCAAGGTCATCGGCAAACCGATCGAGAAGATCGGCCTGCCGCCAGGCACGACCATCGGCGCCGTGATCCGCAACGAACAAGTGATCATCGCCCACGACGACACGGTGATCGAAGCGGGCGACCATGTGATTTTGTTCCTTGTGGATAAAAAGCATATCCGCGATGTGGAGAAGCTGTTTCATGTGGGGTTGAGCTTTTTCTGA
- the glyQ gene encoding glycine--tRNA ligase subunit alpha has product MSQPTPAVRTFQDLILALQQYWAEQGCVVLQPYDMEVGAGTFHTATFLRAIGPETWNAAYVQPSRRPTDGRYGENPNRLQHYYQFQVVLKPNPDNFQELYLGSLKHVGLDPLVHDIRFVEDNWESPTLGAWGLGWEVWLNGMEVTQFTYFQQAGGIECYPVTGEITYGLERLAMYLQGVDSVYDLVWADGPFGKVTYGDVFHQNEVEQSTYNFEHANVDKLFELFDFYESEAKRLIELDQPLPLPSYEMVLKASHTFNLLDARRAISVTARQQYILRVRTLARSVAQAYLLARAKLGFPMATPDLRDEVLAKLEAAQ; this is encoded by the coding sequence GTGAGCCAGCCTACGCCAGCCGTGCGTACCTTCCAAGACTTGATCCTCGCGCTCCAGCAATACTGGGCCGAGCAAGGTTGTGTGGTACTTCAGCCCTACGATATGGAAGTAGGCGCCGGCACTTTCCACACCGCGACCTTCCTGCGCGCCATCGGCCCGGAAACCTGGAACGCCGCCTACGTGCAGCCAAGCCGCCGTCCGACTGACGGCCGTTATGGTGAAAACCCGAACCGTCTGCAGCACTACTATCAGTTTCAGGTCGTGCTCAAGCCCAACCCGGACAACTTCCAGGAACTGTACCTGGGCTCGCTCAAGCATGTCGGCCTCGACCCGCTGGTCCACGACATCCGCTTCGTTGAAGACAACTGGGAATCGCCGACCCTCGGCGCCTGGGGTCTGGGCTGGGAAGTCTGGCTCAATGGCATGGAAGTCACTCAGTTCACTTACTTCCAGCAGGCCGGCGGCATCGAGTGCTACCCGGTAACCGGCGAGATCACCTACGGTCTCGAGCGTCTGGCCATGTACCTGCAAGGCGTGGACTCGGTCTACGACCTGGTCTGGGCTGACGGTCCGTTCGGCAAGGTCACCTACGGCGACGTGTTCCACCAGAACGAAGTGGAGCAGTCCACTTACAACTTCGAACACGCCAACGTCGACAAACTGTTCGAGTTATTCGACTTCTATGAAAGCGAAGCCAAGCGCCTGATCGAACTCGACCAGCCGCTGCCGTTGCCGAGCTATGAAATGGTTCTGAAGGCCTCGCACACCTTCAACCTGCTGGATGCGCGCCGGGCGATCTCGGTGACTGCGCGTCAGCAATACATTCTGCGCGTACGCACCCTGGCGCGTTCCGTTGCGCAAGCCTACCTGCTGGCGCGCGCCAAGCTGGGCTTCCCGATGGCGACCCCGGACCTGCGTGACGAAGTACTGGCCAAGCTGGAGGCTGCACAATGA
- a CDS encoding tetratricopeptide repeat protein — protein MLESLEKMLAKGADNSLLRFGLGKGYLDQGEHAKAAEHFQRCVTFDPKYSAAWKLLGKAYLALGDHAAARQAWEHGLEAARAHGDKQAEKEMTVFLKKLERQAP, from the coding sequence ATGCTCGAATCTTTGGAAAAAATGCTCGCCAAGGGTGCGGATAACTCACTGCTGCGCTTCGGCCTGGGCAAGGGCTATCTGGATCAGGGCGAGCACGCCAAGGCTGCCGAACATTTCCAGCGCTGCGTCACGTTCGATCCGAAATACTCGGCGGCGTGGAAATTGTTGGGCAAGGCGTACTTGGCGCTGGGCGACCACGCGGCGGCGCGTCAGGCCTGGGAGCACGGACTGGAAGCGGCCCGCGCCCATGGCGACAAGCAGGCCGAGAAAGAAATGACGGTGTTTCTGAAGAAGCTCGAGCGTCAGGCGCCTTGA
- a CDS encoding PilZ domain-containing protein: MSEHRKSFRIKITHDSFGECLGQTRNLSPTGVYVQHPKLASLPKGAVVYGQVQDLPTGAPSVRMEVISVDAEGIGLRYL, encoded by the coding sequence ATGTCCGAACACCGCAAGTCGTTTCGCATCAAGATCACCCACGACAGCTTCGGCGAGTGCCTGGGGCAGACGCGCAACCTGTCACCGACCGGGGTCTACGTTCAGCATCCGAAACTGGCGTCATTGCCCAAAGGTGCGGTGGTCTATGGTCAGGTTCAGGACTTACCCACAGGCGCGCCGAGCGTGCGCATGGAAGTGATCAGCGTAGACGCTGAGGGCATCGGCCTGCGCTATTTGTAG
- a CDS encoding L-threonylcarbamoyladenylate synthase — translation MVNSWRVQQAARDIRAGAVIAYPTEAVWGLGCDPWNEEAVDRLLAIKNRSVNKGLILVADNIRQFDFLFEDFPQEWLDRMASTWPGPNTWLVPHQNLLPEWVTGVHDTVALRVSDHPQVRDLCSMVGPLISTSANPQGRPAARTRLRVEQYFRGQIDRVLGGQLGGRKNPSVIRDLVTGNVIRPD, via the coding sequence ATGGTCAACAGTTGGCGTGTGCAGCAAGCCGCACGAGATATTCGCGCCGGCGCGGTGATTGCCTATCCAACCGAAGCCGTCTGGGGGCTGGGGTGCGACCCGTGGAACGAGGAAGCGGTGGATCGGCTGCTGGCGATCAAAAATCGCTCGGTCAATAAAGGCCTGATTCTGGTGGCAGACAACATCCGCCAGTTCGACTTTTTGTTTGAAGACTTCCCGCAAGAGTGGCTCGACCGCATGGCCAGCACCTGGCCGGGGCCAAACACCTGGCTGGTACCGCACCAGAACCTGTTGCCGGAATGGGTTACCGGGGTGCATGACACCGTGGCGCTGCGCGTCAGCGATCATCCACAGGTGCGCGATCTGTGCTCGATGGTCGGGCCGCTGATCTCCACCTCGGCCAACCCACAAGGGCGCCCGGCGGCGCGTACTCGCCTGCGGGTCGAGCAATATTTCCGCGGACAGATCGACCGCGTGCTGGGCGGGCAGTTGGGAGGGCGCAAGAACCCCAGCGTCATCCGCGATCTGGTCACCGGCAACGTCATTCGCCCCGACTGA
- the dprA gene encoding DNA-processing protein DprA, with translation MMSSVCTPVSPAELEARLRLHRLPDIGPKRFAKLFEAFGSASKALSAPASAWRSLGLPATCAEARRSPEVRDGASHALRWLERPGQHLLMWDQPDYPALLAQIPDPPPLLFVAGDPLILEKPQLAMVGSRRASRPGMDTAAAFARSLAGAGFVITSGLALGIDAAAHQAALDIGGQTVGVLGTGLEKFYPQRNRRLADAMIESGSAVLSELVLDAGPSASNFPRRNRIISGLSLGVLVVEASVASGSLITARLAAEQGREVYAIPGSIHHPGARGCHQLIRDGAVLVETIEHILEALRGWQHLPLSTDIAEADHPLLMLLHAAPHTSEALANSSGWALPKVLAALTELEMDGRAVCENGRWLARTS, from the coding sequence ATGATGTCGTCTGTCTGTACGCCGGTCTCGCCGGCAGAACTGGAAGCGCGCCTGCGCTTGCACCGCTTGCCGGACATCGGTCCCAAGCGTTTTGCAAAATTGTTCGAAGCCTTCGGCTCGGCGTCCAAAGCCCTCAGCGCACCGGCCAGCGCCTGGCGCTCGCTGGGGTTGCCAGCGACGTGCGCCGAGGCCCGGCGCAGCCCTGAAGTTCGTGATGGCGCCAGCCATGCACTGCGCTGGCTAGAGCGTCCGGGCCAACATCTGTTGATGTGGGACCAGCCGGATTACCCGGCGCTGCTGGCGCAGATTCCCGACCCGCCGCCGCTGCTGTTCGTGGCCGGGGATCCGCTGATTCTGGAAAAGCCGCAACTGGCCATGGTTGGCAGCCGCCGCGCATCGCGCCCGGGAATGGACACCGCGGCCGCGTTCGCCCGCAGTCTCGCCGGGGCCGGTTTCGTCATCACCAGTGGTCTGGCGCTGGGCATTGATGCGGCGGCCCATCAAGCTGCACTGGACATCGGCGGGCAGACCGTTGGCGTCCTTGGCACCGGGCTTGAAAAGTTTTATCCACAGCGCAATCGGCGGTTGGCCGACGCCATGATCGAGTCAGGCAGTGCCGTGCTGTCGGAGCTGGTGCTGGATGCCGGGCCGAGCGCCAGCAACTTCCCCCGGCGCAACCGGATTATCAGCGGCTTGTCCCTCGGCGTGCTGGTGGTCGAAGCGAGTGTCGCCAGCGGTTCGCTGATCACCGCCAGGCTGGCGGCGGAACAGGGGCGCGAGGTGTATGCGATTCCGGGGTCGATCCACCATCCGGGTGCGCGTGGCTGTCACCAGTTGATCCGTGACGGCGCAGTCCTGGTGGAAACCATAGAACATATCCTCGAAGCCCTGCGTGGCTGGCAACATCTGCCTTTATCCACCGATATAGCTGAGGCCGATCACCCGCTGCTCATGTTGCTCCACGCGGCGCCTCATACCAGCGAGGCGCTGGCCAACAGCAGTGGCTGGGCCTTGCCCAAAGTGCTGGCAGCGCTGACCGAACTGGAAATGGACGGCCGCGCCGTGTGCGAAAACGGTCGCTGGTTGGCCAGGACAAGCTAG
- a CDS encoding lysophospholipid acyltransferase, with protein MEKFKGALLVGALRLFALLPWRAVQAVGSAIGWIMWKTPNRSRDVVRINLAKCFPQMDPAERERLVGQSLKDIGKSLTESACAWIWPAQRSIDLVREVEGLDILKDALASGKGVVGITSHLGNWEVLNHFYCSQCKPIIFYRPPKLKAVDELLRKQRVQLGNKVAASTKEGILSVIKEVRKGGAVGIPADPEPAESAGIFVPFFATQALTSKFVPNMLAGGKAVGVFLHALRLPDGSGYKVILEAAPEAMYSTDTAESCAAMSKVVERYVAAYPSQYMWSMKRFKKRPPGEARWY; from the coding sequence GTGGAAAAGTTTAAAGGCGCCTTGCTGGTAGGCGCTCTGCGGCTGTTTGCCCTGCTGCCATGGCGGGCCGTGCAAGCCGTGGGTTCGGCGATCGGCTGGATCATGTGGAAAACCCCCAACCGTTCCCGCGACGTGGTGCGGATCAACCTCGCCAAATGTTTTCCCCAGATGGACCCGGCCGAACGCGAGCGTCTGGTCGGTCAGAGCCTGAAGGATATCGGCAAGTCCCTGACCGAAAGCGCCTGCGCATGGATCTGGCCGGCGCAGCGTTCGATCGATCTGGTGCGCGAAGTCGAAGGCCTCGACATCCTCAAGGATGCGCTGGCTTCGGGCAAAGGCGTGGTTGGCATCACCAGCCATCTGGGCAACTGGGAAGTGCTCAACCACTTCTATTGCAGCCAGTGCAAACCGATCATTTTCTATCGGCCGCCCAAGCTCAAGGCTGTGGATGAATTGCTGCGCAAGCAGCGCGTGCAACTGGGCAACAAGGTCGCCGCCTCCACCAAGGAAGGCATTCTCAGTGTCATCAAGGAAGTGCGCAAAGGTGGTGCGGTGGGTATTCCCGCCGACCCGGAACCGGCCGAATCCGCCGGGATCTTCGTGCCGTTCTTTGCCACGCAAGCGCTGACCAGCAAATTCGTCCCGAACATGTTGGCCGGCGGCAAAGCGGTCGGTGTGTTTCTGCATGCCCTGCGCCTGCCGGACGGTTCAGGCTACAAAGTGATTCTCGAAGCGGCCCCCGAAGCCATGTACAGCACGGATACCGCTGAATCCTGCGCGGCCATGAGTAAGGTCGTGGAGCGTTACGTGGCGGCGTACCCGAGCCAGTACATGTGGAGCATGAAGCGCTTCAAGAAACGTCCGCCGGGTGAGGCACGCTGGTACTGA